A window of Holophagales bacterium contains these coding sequences:
- a CDS encoding 3-isopropylmalate dehydratase large subunit has protein sequence MGKTVVEKILARAAGLPAVSAGDVVEPRVDVAMSHENAALVINQFLEIYEGTGVTAHPWDVSKIAIIFDHRVPAESPKTASNQKKIREFVDAHRISRFHDIRGDVGGICHQILPEYGYVRPGQVVVGTDSHTTSHGALGAFSFGIGATEMASVWTLGVALNIEVPTTIKIEVNGEFGPHVGPKDLILHVVGKLTAQGANFRVLEFHGETMRKMSTSGRLAVCNMSVEAGATSGIVPADAETIRYLREEAGVTDPIEPVVPDADAVYERVVTIDVSTLEPQIACPHTVDNVKAISEVAGVKVHQVVIGSCTNGRIDDLEAAANIIRGKKVAQGTRMLVFPASGRVFQEALDRGYVSDFMRAGAVVMNAGCGPCLGVHEGALGDNEVAVSTTNRNFKGRMGNPKSEVYLCSPAVAAASAVAGVLADPRKGN, from the coding sequence CAAGACCGTCGTCGAGAAGATCCTGGCGCGCGCCGCGGGCCTCCCCGCCGTCAGCGCCGGGGACGTCGTCGAGCCGCGCGTCGACGTGGCGATGAGCCACGAGAACGCCGCGCTCGTCATCAACCAGTTCCTCGAGATCTACGAGGGAACCGGGGTCACCGCCCACCCCTGGGACGTCTCGAAGATCGCGATCATCTTCGACCACCGCGTCCCGGCCGAGTCGCCGAAGACCGCGTCGAACCAGAAGAAGATCCGCGAGTTCGTCGACGCGCACCGGATCTCCCGCTTCCACGACATCCGCGGCGACGTCGGCGGCATCTGCCACCAGATCCTCCCCGAGTACGGCTACGTGAGGCCCGGGCAGGTCGTCGTCGGCACCGACTCCCACACGACGAGCCACGGCGCCCTCGGCGCCTTCTCGTTCGGCATCGGCGCCACCGAGATGGCCTCCGTCTGGACGCTCGGCGTCGCCCTCAACATCGAGGTTCCGACGACGATCAAGATCGAGGTGAACGGCGAGTTCGGCCCGCACGTCGGCCCGAAGGACCTGATCCTCCACGTCGTCGGAAAGCTCACGGCCCAGGGCGCCAACTTCCGCGTCCTCGAGTTCCACGGCGAGACGATGCGGAAGATGTCGACCTCCGGGCGCCTCGCCGTCTGCAACATGTCGGTCGAGGCGGGCGCCACGTCGGGCATCGTCCCGGCCGACGCGGAGACGATCCGCTACCTGCGCGAGGAGGCGGGCGTCACCGACCCGATCGAGCCGGTCGTCCCCGACGCCGACGCCGTCTACGAGCGGGTCGTCACGATCGACGTCTCGACCCTCGAACCGCAGATCGCCTGCCCGCACACGGTCGACAACGTCAAGGCGATCTCCGAGGTCGCCGGGGTGAAGGTCCACCAGGTCGTCATCGGCTCCTGCACGAACGGGCGGATCGACGACCTCGAGGCCGCCGCGAACATCATCCGCGGCAAGAAGGTCGCCCAGGGGACGCGGATGCTCGTCTTCCCCGCCTCGGGCCGCGTCTTCCAGGAGGCGCTCGACCGGGGCTACGTCTCCGACTTCATGAGGGCGGGCGCCGTCGTCATGAACGCCGGCTGCGGCCCGTGCCTCGGCGTCCACGAGGGGGCGCTCGGCGACAACGAGGTCGCCGTCTCCACCACGAACCGCAACTTCAAGGGGCGGATGGGGAACCCGAAGTCGGAGGTCTACCTCTGCTCGCCCGCCGTCGCGGCCGCTTCGGCCGTCGCGGGCGTCCTGGCCGACCCGCGGAAGGGGAACTGA
- the leuD gene encoding 3-isopropylmalate dehydratase small subunit (catalyzes the isomerization between 2-isopropylmalate and 3-isopropylmalate in leucine biosynthesis) has translation MGKVAFVVGDDVSTDVIYPGRYMATVLPTETPQFAFANDPALNNKLNAKLVPPGSVLVGGKNFGCGSSREQAVSCLKGWELTIVASDISRIFLQNAINLGLNIITAPGVEASEGDEVVVEGPKVVNKTSGKSWDVVPLPPARQAIIDAGGLIAFTRKRMLKAQAMG, from the coding sequence ATGGGCAAGGTCGCATTCGTCGTCGGGGACGACGTCTCCACCGACGTCATCTACCCGGGCCGCTACATGGCCACCGTCCTCCCCACCGAGACGCCCCAGTTCGCCTTCGCGAACGACCCGGCGCTCAACAACAAGCTGAACGCGAAGCTGGTCCCGCCCGGCTCCGTCCTCGTGGGCGGGAAGAACTTCGGCTGCGGCTCCTCGCGCGAGCAGGCCGTCTCCTGCCTCAAGGGGTGGGAGCTGACGATCGTCGCCAGCGACATCTCCCGGATCTTTCTCCAGAACGCGATCAACCTCGGGCTCAACATCATCACGGCGCCCGGCGTCGAGGCTTCGGAAGGCGACGAGGTCGTCGTCGAGGGGCCGAAGGTCGTCAACAAGACCAGCGGGAAGTCGTGGGACGTCGTCCCGCTCCCCCCCGCGCGGCAGGCGATCATCGATGCCGGCGGGCTCATCGCCTTCACGCGCAAGCGGATGCTCAAGGCGCAGGCGATGGGCTGA
- a CDS encoding heme-binding protein translates to MRSTRLAATLALLLLAPAAEVAMATEEPKHRVLETRDGFEVRLYEPQVVAETLVPGEFGEGGNEGFRRVAGYIFGGNDGGRKIAMTAPVAQERSPGPRDGTKIAMTAPVAQEKTGEGWTVAFIMPAEHTMATLPRPNDPRVTLREVPARRVAAVTFSGTWGAERFDAVARELLGRLDAAGFVPSGPPVYARYDPPWTPWFLRKNEVLVPLQGSPKTVAVR, encoded by the coding sequence ATGAGATCGACACGGCTCGCCGCGACCCTCGCCCTTCTCCTCCTCGCGCCGGCCGCGGAGGTGGCGATGGCGACCGAAGAACCGAAACACCGTGTCCTCGAGACGAGAGACGGCTTCGAAGTGCGCCTCTACGAACCCCAGGTCGTCGCCGAGACCCTCGTTCCGGGGGAGTTCGGCGAGGGTGGGAACGAGGGATTCCGGCGGGTGGCCGGCTACATCTTCGGCGGCAACGACGGCGGCCGGAAGATCGCCATGACCGCCCCCGTCGCCCAGGAGCGGAGCCCCGGCCCGCGCGACGGGACGAAGATCGCCATGACCGCACCGGTGGCGCAGGAGAAGACGGGAGAGGGGTGGACCGTCGCGTTCATCATGCCCGCCGAGCACACGATGGCGACCCTGCCGAGGCCGAACGACCCGCGCGTCACTCTCCGGGAGGTCCCTGCGAGGCGCGTGGCCGCCGTGACGTTCAGCGGTACGTGGGGAGCCGAGCGCTTCGACGCCGTCGCCAGGGAGCTCCTCGGCAGGCTCGACGCGGCCGGCTTCGTCCCCTCCGGCCCGCCGGTCTACGCGCGCTACGACCCACCCTGGACACCGTGGTTCCTCCGGAAGAACGAGGTGCTCGTGCCCCTGCAGGGCAGTCCGAAGACGGTCGCGGTCCGCTGA
- a CDS encoding thioesterase family protein codes for MDLAAIVPPGATASRSLVVTEDLTVGHWAEGMPPVFGTPFLIYLMEVAAADVLKPYLPEGWATVGAQVSVSHLAATPLGMTVTATAKLVSATERTATFEVVAHDGVEKVGEGTHVRGAVDLAKFEKRWKAKAEAAGETRPGVGTASGA; via the coding sequence ATGGATCTCGCCGCGATCGTCCCTCCCGGCGCCACCGCCTCCCGCTCGCTCGTCGTGACGGAAGACCTCACCGTCGGCCACTGGGCCGAAGGGATGCCGCCGGTCTTCGGAACGCCGTTCCTGATCTACCTCATGGAGGTCGCTGCGGCGGACGTCCTGAAGCCTTACCTGCCCGAGGGGTGGGCCACCGTCGGGGCGCAGGTGAGCGTCTCGCACCTCGCGGCGACGCCGCTCGGGATGACCGTGACGGCGACGGCGAAGCTCGTCTCGGCGACGGAGCGGACGGCGACGTTCGAGGTCGTCGCCCACGACGGCGTCGAGAAGGTGGGCGAGGGGACGCACGTCCGAGGCGCCGTGGACCTCGCGAAGTTCGAGAAACGCTGGAAGGCCAAGGCGGAGGCGGCGGGAGAGACGCGCCCCGGCGTCGGGACCGCGAGCGGCGCGTGA
- a CDS encoding CoA ester lyase, whose protein sequence is MTIRPRRSFLYVPGSNPRALAKSRTLPCDGLILDLEDSVAPEAKEAARATVVAALAEGGFAPREVLVRVNARGTEWFGADVSALARAGADGLVLPKVESPEDVLAAATLLAGPGAPPGLPLWLTIETPRGVLACGVLAGAHPAVAGLVAGTSDLAKELRARHVPGREPLLFALSAIVLAARAHGLWVLDGVHLALDDESGFAASCRQGRDLGFDGKTLIHPRTIEAANRLFAPDPVEVEAARRLLAAWRAARAAGSGVAVFDGHLVEELHALEAERLVTLADAVAATGPA, encoded by the coding sequence GTGACGATTCGGCCGCGCCGATCCTTTCTCTACGTCCCGGGGTCCAACCCGAGAGCGCTGGCGAAGTCGAGAACGCTGCCGTGCGACGGGCTGATCCTCGACCTCGAGGACTCCGTCGCGCCCGAGGCGAAGGAGGCGGCGCGCGCCACAGTCGTCGCGGCGCTCGCCGAGGGGGGCTTCGCCCCCCGGGAGGTCCTCGTTCGCGTCAACGCGCGCGGCACGGAGTGGTTCGGGGCCGACGTCTCCGCTCTGGCCCGGGCCGGTGCCGACGGGCTCGTCCTGCCGAAAGTCGAATCGCCGGAGGACGTGCTGGCCGCGGCCACCCTCCTCGCGGGCCCGGGCGCGCCGCCCGGCCTCCCCCTCTGGCTGACGATCGAGACGCCCCGGGGCGTCCTCGCCTGCGGTGTCCTCGCGGGGGCGCACCCGGCCGTCGCCGGCCTCGTCGCGGGGACGTCCGACCTGGCGAAGGAGCTGCGCGCCCGGCACGTTCCCGGCCGGGAGCCGCTCCTTTTCGCCCTCTCGGCCATCGTCCTGGCGGCCCGCGCCCACGGCCTCTGGGTGCTCGACGGCGTTCACCTCGCCCTCGACGACGAGAGCGGCTTCGCGGCCTCGTGCCGGCAGGGGCGCGACCTCGGGTTCGACGGGAAGACGCTGATTCACCCCCGGACGATCGAGGCCGCGAACCGCCTCTTCGCCCCCGACCCGGTCGAGGTCGAGGCGGCGCGTCGGCTGCTCGCGGCCTGGCGCGCGGCCCGGGCCGCGGGGAGCGGCGTCGCGGTCTTCGACGGCCACCTCGTCGAGGAGCTCCACGCGCTCGAGGCCGAACGGCTCGTCACCCTCGCAGACGCGGTCGCGGCGACGGGGCCCGCCTGA
- a CDS encoding globin, producing MDSGTLRKFEESLGRCMADPDFLDIFYGNFLGSSPKVREKFAGTDFDRQKQMLRASFDTMLNAARDEENGPAIWLAPLAERHGARQLRIGAELYDLWLDNLLKTVKACDAGWSEDVEQAWEAVMGVGISYLCSRYNS from the coding sequence ATGGATTCCGGAACGCTCAGGAAGTTCGAAGAGAGCCTCGGGCGCTGCATGGCGGATCCGGATTTCCTCGACATCTTCTACGGGAACTTCCTCGGCTCGTCCCCCAAGGTGCGCGAGAAGTTCGCGGGGACCGACTTCGACAGGCAGAAACAGATGCTGCGTGCGTCGTTCGACACGATGCTGAACGCCGCCCGCGACGAGGAGAACGGACCGGCGATCTGGCTCGCCCCTCTCGCCGAAAGACACGGCGCGCGCCAGCTGCGGATCGGAGCCGAGCTCTACGACCTCTGGCTCGACAACCTCCTGAAGACCGTCAAGGCGTGCGACGCGGGCTGGTCGGAGGACGTCGAGCAGGCGTGGGAGGCCGTCATGGGCGTCGGCATCAGCTACCTCTGCTCGCGCTACAACTCCTGA
- a CDS encoding ATP-binding cassette domain-containing protein: MSQVLSVLDVVKHYGKVKAVDGVSFEVAAGRITGLLGRNGAGKTTTLRMITGVLHPDRGRVELFGAGVAEARDRLGYLPEERGLYRKMRVLDHLLFLAEIKGRSPAAMRPAAEKWLRRFELWEKRDGKVEELSKGNQQKVQLAGALLFDPDLVILDEPGSGLDPVNVVLVRRLLQELAADGKAILLSTHQMGEAEKLCDEIVLVHDGRVVKAGSLAEVKASGGRDAVHVEFEGDGAFLSQLPGVGSARVDTNRAELRLQASADPQELLAAAVGRLRILRFEVVAPSLEEVFLEAVGGTPAEVAA, encoded by the coding sequence GTGAGCCAAGTCCTCTCCGTCCTCGACGTCGTGAAGCACTACGGGAAGGTGAAGGCCGTCGACGGCGTCTCCTTCGAGGTCGCCGCGGGGCGCATCACCGGCCTCCTCGGCCGCAACGGCGCCGGGAAGACGACGACCCTCCGGATGATCACCGGCGTCCTCCACCCCGACCGGGGCCGCGTCGAGCTCTTCGGAGCCGGCGTCGCCGAAGCGCGCGACCGGCTCGGCTACCTGCCCGAGGAGCGCGGCCTCTACCGGAAGATGCGCGTCCTCGACCACCTCCTCTTCCTCGCCGAGATCAAGGGGCGCTCCCCCGCCGCCATGCGGCCGGCCGCCGAGAAATGGCTGAGGCGATTCGAGCTCTGGGAGAAGCGGGACGGCAAGGTGGAGGAGCTCTCGAAGGGGAACCAGCAGAAGGTCCAGCTCGCCGGCGCCCTCCTCTTCGACCCCGACCTCGTCATTCTCGACGAGCCCGGATCCGGCCTCGACCCGGTGAACGTCGTCCTCGTGCGACGCCTGCTCCAGGAGCTCGCGGCGGACGGAAAGGCGATCCTCCTCTCGACGCACCAGATGGGCGAGGCAGAGAAGCTCTGCGACGAGATCGTCCTCGTTCACGACGGCAGGGTCGTGAAGGCCGGATCCCTCGCCGAGGTGAAGGCTTCCGGCGGGAGGGACGCGGTCCACGTCGAGTTCGAGGGGGACGGGGCGTTCCTCTCCCAGCTGCCGGGCGTCGGCTCGGCCCGGGTCGACACGAACCGCGCCGAGCTCCGCCTCCAGGCGAGCGCCGACCCCCAGGAGCTGCTCGCCGCGGCGGTGGGACGGCTGCGTATCCTCAGGTTCGAGGTCGTCGCGCCGTCGCTCGAGGAGGTCTTCCTCGAGGCGGTCGGCGGGACCCCGGCGGAGGTGGCGGCGTGA
- a CDS encoding ABC transporter permease, producing MRKLWAVLKREYRETVRKPSFLVMTVLAPFLLAALMIVPALLAVKGMGERRVAILDGTGRLGSIVAVLERKSPEGLTPFARGGSAGRGGAPTGRIVPEYVNLFGVDPKNAVGPYLARLAGEGTPKDQLLDGVLLVPADAFERPVTSLTYFSRSAVDLLAQESLGRVVNRALQRERLAARGMEPSEVELLLAPLPVRTVQVTKSGQERTGGEGNFLVAMVFMALLFIPSLVYGQEVMRGVIQEKTDRVVEILVSSMTPMELLSGKILGMAAVGLTQIAVWMTMAGLLLGSGLSEAQTAGLDLSAVLRPAVAVWFVVFFVLSYLVTVGAYAAGGSIVSSEKEAQQVLTPVMIVFMVPWFLMMPILSNPDSNLSVVLSLVPIYTPMTMFIRILVSEPPAWQVALSLVLSVATIAFLLKATAKIFRAGLLATGKRPTIPELWRWLKAA from the coding sequence GTGAGGAAGCTCTGGGCCGTCCTGAAGCGCGAGTACCGCGAGACGGTGCGCAAGCCGTCGTTCCTCGTCATGACCGTCCTCGCGCCGTTCCTGCTGGCGGCGCTCATGATCGTGCCCGCCCTTCTCGCCGTGAAGGGTATGGGAGAGCGGCGGGTGGCGATCCTCGACGGCACGGGCCGGCTCGGCAGCATCGTCGCCGTCCTCGAGAGGAAGTCACCGGAAGGCCTGACTCCCTTCGCGCGGGGCGGGAGCGCGGGACGCGGGGGGGCACCGACGGGAAGGATCGTCCCCGAATACGTCAACCTCTTCGGCGTCGACCCGAAGAACGCGGTCGGCCCGTATCTCGCCCGCCTTGCCGGGGAAGGCACGCCGAAGGACCAGCTCCTCGACGGCGTCCTGCTCGTCCCGGCCGACGCCTTCGAGCGCCCGGTCACGAGCCTCACCTACTTCAGCCGCTCCGCCGTCGACCTCCTCGCGCAGGAGAGTCTCGGGCGCGTCGTGAACCGTGCGCTCCAGCGGGAGCGGCTCGCGGCCAGGGGTATGGAACCGTCCGAGGTGGAGCTCCTCCTCGCACCGCTCCCGGTCCGGACGGTCCAGGTGACGAAGTCGGGCCAGGAGCGGACTGGAGGCGAGGGCAATTTCCTCGTCGCGATGGTCTTCATGGCGCTCCTTTTCATCCCGTCGCTCGTCTACGGGCAGGAGGTGATGCGGGGCGTCATCCAGGAGAAGACGGACCGCGTCGTCGAGATCCTCGTCTCGTCGATGACGCCGATGGAGCTCCTCTCCGGGAAGATCCTCGGGATGGCCGCCGTCGGCCTGACGCAGATCGCCGTCTGGATGACGATGGCCGGCCTCCTTCTCGGGTCGGGCCTCTCGGAGGCGCAGACAGCCGGGCTCGACCTCTCGGCCGTCCTCCGTCCGGCGGTCGCGGTCTGGTTCGTCGTCTTCTTCGTCCTCTCGTACCTCGTCACGGTCGGCGCCTACGCCGCGGGCGGGTCGATCGTCAGCTCGGAGAAGGAGGCGCAGCAGGTCCTGACCCCGGTGATGATCGTCTTCATGGTCCCGTGGTTCCTGATGATGCCGATCCTGTCGAATCCCGACTCGAACCTCTCGGTCGTCCTCTCCCTCGTCCCGATCTACACGCCGATGACGATGTTCATCCGGATCCTCGTCTCGGAGCCGCCGGCGTGGCAGGTGGCCCTTTCCCTCGTCCTCTCGGTCGCGACGATCGCATTCCTCCTGAAGGCGACCGCGAAGATCTTCCGGGCCGGCCTCCTGGCCACCGGAAAGCGACCGACCATTCCCGAGCTCTGGCGCTGGCTGAAGGCCGCGTGA
- a CDS encoding cytochrome c3 family protein, with amino-acid sequence MKLPAPVSFAVGLVPALAAGWLLFPRLLYKTEAQPLPFNHKVHTEGGMGCTDCHATAENGRFTGLPTTEACAGCHAEKGDNAGINALVASYVEPGREVPWLVHARQPDNVYFPHAPHVTGDKLACARCHGPHGASTATRTYAVNRLSGYSRDIWGPSLARVGPKDGQGMKMSDCIQCHRAGGRESACLDCHK; translated from the coding sequence TTGAAACTACCGGCCCCCGTCTCGTTCGCCGTCGGCCTCGTTCCCGCACTCGCGGCAGGCTGGCTCCTCTTTCCCCGCCTCCTCTACAAGACCGAGGCGCAACCCCTGCCGTTCAACCACAAGGTCCACACCGAAGGCGGCATGGGCTGCACCGACTGCCACGCGACGGCCGAGAACGGCCGCTTCACCGGTCTTCCGACCACCGAGGCGTGCGCCGGCTGCCACGCCGAGAAGGGCGACAACGCGGGGATCAACGCGCTCGTCGCCAGCTACGTGGAGCCGGGACGCGAAGTGCCGTGGCTCGTCCACGCCCGCCAGCCCGACAACGTCTACTTCCCCCACGCGCCGCACGTGACGGGCGACAAGCTCGCGTGCGCGCGCTGCCACGGCCCCCACGGTGCGTCGACCGCGACGCGGACGTACGCGGTGAACCGGTTGTCCGGGTACTCGCGCGACATCTGGGGCCCATCTCTGGCGAGGGTCGGCCCGAAAGACGGGCAGGGAATGAAGATGTCCGACTGCATCCAGTGCCACCGCGCGGGCGGACGCGAGAGCGCCTGCCTCGACTGCCACAAGTGA